One Dioscorea cayenensis subsp. rotundata cultivar TDr96_F1 chromosome 17, TDr96_F1_v2_PseudoChromosome.rev07_lg8_w22 25.fasta, whole genome shotgun sequence DNA window includes the following coding sequences:
- the LOC120280350 gene encoding uncharacterized protein LOC120280350 encodes MDRDRSWMYSRLNDGFITPNYFNGVEDFISFAFSQHDFVRGNKIRCPCVGCQNNKWQISDNVRKHLFLKGFCYGYTTWISHGEQPTGESSHSRADNEPICQGQNENLYARMVMDVAMGSFDFDANQGKELRVECESPNPSASNFFSLLQDADEPLWSGCVNYTKLSAVSQLLNCKAEFNMSESCFNRLIKVVKSMLPADECLLEDFYKMKKRLTKLGLGYVQIHVCPKNCILFYRETIELEICSICGHPRYKPSKSSGRRQKRIPFKILLYFPLVPRLQRLYMSAKIAEHMTWHAYNKSNDRVLRHPVDSEAWQHFNLTHESFAMEPQNVRLGLCADGFNPFGPASKPYSVWPVMLNVYNLPPWMCMKKPYIFLSMVIPGNPNQNIDVFFTAPNR; translated from the coding sequence ATGGATAGAGACCGTTCTTGGATGTATTCGAGACTCAATGATGGGTTCATTACGCCTAACTATTTCAATGGAGTTGaggattttatttcttttgcattttctCAACATGATTTCGTCCGTGGGAATAAAATTAGATGTCCTTGTGTtggttgtcaaaataataaatggcaAATTTCTGACAATGTCCGCAAGCACCTTTTTCTTAAAGGCTTCTGTTATGGTTACACTACTTGGATTTCACATGGAGAACAACCGACTGGAGAGTCATCACATAGTAGGGCTGACAATGAACCAATATGTCAAGggcaaaatgaaaatttatatgcGAGGATGGTTATGGATGTAGCAATGggaagttttgattttgatgctAATCAAGGTAAGGAACTGAGGGTAGAATGTGAAAGTCCAAATCCAAGTGCTTccaactttttttctttgttacaaGACGCAGATGAACCGTTGTGGTCTGGATGTGTAAACTATACAAAGTTATCAGCTGTCTCTCAACTTTTAAATTGTAAGGCTGAATTTAACATGAGTGAGTCATGTTTTAATCGTCTCATAAAAGTTGTAAAGAGCATGTTGCCAGCAGATGAATGTTTACTagaagatttttataaaatgaagaagagactGACAAAACTTGGACTTGGTTATGTCCAAATTCATGTATGCCCAAAAAATTGCATATTGTTTTATAGAGAAACAATTGAGTTAGAAATTTGTTCAATATGCGGACATCCCCGATATAAGCCAAGTAAGTCAAGTGGCAGAAGACAAAAAAGGATTCCTTTTAAGATTCTGCTTTACTTTCCACTTGTACCAAGGCTTCAAAGGCTTTATATGTCTGCCAAAATTGCTGAACACATGACTTGGCATGCATATAACAAAAGTAATGATAGAGTGCTTCGACATCCAGTTGATAGTGAGGCTTGGCAACACTTCAATCTCACCCATGAATCATTTGCTATGGAACCTCAAAATGTTCGGCTTGGGTTGTGTGCTGATGGTTTCAATCCATTTGGCCCAGCTTCAAAACCGTATTCTGTGTGGCCAGTAATGCTTAATGTGTACAACTTACCAccatggatgtgcatgaaaAAACCGTACATATTCCTTAGTATGGTCATTCCtggaaatccaaatcaaaacattgatgttttttttacgGCCCCTAATAGATGA